From one Meles meles chromosome 18, mMelMel3.1 paternal haplotype, whole genome shotgun sequence genomic stretch:
- the LOC123929719 gene encoding C-C motif chemokine 3-like gives MEVPVAGLAVLLLTAALCSQTSSSFFGADTPTSCCFFYISRQIPRKFVVDYYETSSQCSKPGVIFQTKRGRQICAHPTEAWVQEYISDLELNA, from the exons ATGGAGGTCCCTGTGGCTGGCCTGGCCGTCCTGCTTCTCACCGCGGCACTCTGTTCCCAGACCTCCTCTTCCTTTT TTGGTGCTGACACCCCGACCTCCTGCTGCTTCTTCTATATCTCCCGGCAGATTCCTCGGAAATTTGTGGTTGACTATTATGAGACCAGCAGCCAGTGCTCCAAGCCCGGTGTCAT TTTCCAAACCAAAAGAGGCCGGCAGATCTGTGCCCACCCGACAGAGGCCTGGGTCCAGGAGTACATCAGCGACCTGGAGCTAAATGCCTGA